In Mugil cephalus isolate CIBA_MC_2020 chromosome 11, CIBA_Mcephalus_1.1, whole genome shotgun sequence, the genomic window TGGCCAACAAACAATTCAGTAGACATATCTTCAGTTTATGATGACGCAAAGATAGCGCTGGTAGCTCCTGCTATCAGGCCCGCTGTGGTCGATGAGTAATAAAAGTGAGAATATAGTCCCTTTCTTCAAAACAGACGTGTATGTCCTTCAAACAAaggttttgtctgtttgttttccgtGGGATTCACAGCACTCAGTCtggatgttgtttgtttgttgtctgtaTCGCCACTCATGggaacacaaaagaaaatcagcaaAAATGTATACGTTTGCACTTCAAccactgtttttctctgtatgGAAAGTTTGCAATCACATTAAAATTCACAGAAATTATTGTAGGCTGCGTTTTCTGGTGACTCCATGGAAACCGGTCTGACCATTACGATGACACTATTGCCAGTCCTGATGGTAATCAGACCACCACTGTGATCATAGAGAGCCATTACCACATCAATAAACAtaagggaaaataaagcaaataagaTAGAGACAAGCCAGACAACAGTTTGCCATGTTCCTTTCTGAGCTCCTGACATGCCGTGAATGCGCCATAATCTGGCCAATAATGGCAGCAAGAAGTCTATGAATAACTCACATAGCCTCTCTCTGAAGCTAGTTTCAATGATTAATGTCCTGGAACGGGTTCACATCAGAGAATTTCCCGTTTATGACCCATTTATGACAGCCATATTTCACTTCTACGAACTGTAGTAAATGAAACAGacaaactttttgtttttctggctgcAGCATGGTGGATTAGACACAGCTTGTTGCATCTGTAGAAGCCAGAACTTGTGACCTTAAGATGTTGAGCGCAGTTTATGTTCTTTGCTCCTGGCAGCATGACCCTAGCATGTCAAGGAGGTGTGTACAGAGTGACAGTGTGGCATGAGGCATTGATTGAGGTGGCTGAGTGGGTCTAGGGTAGCATAATCGGGAAGCAGAGAGCTTTcaggcagacagaaagacagaacaatTGAACGGGCAGCCGTGTCAGAGAGGCCTTTTCCCTCTTTACCAGAGTCCCCCCGTCAATAATGTGCTTTAGTCCGtgattcttattttattttacaggtaACAAAAATAGCACACCACCAATTTAAACCCTGAggaagagggatggagggagggagagcgagagCAGTATTAAGAAACggtaaatggaaaaagaaaaaaaagggcatgTTGATTGTCCTGCCTATGCTCTGCAAAAGGAGatggatttttccttttttctccatcaGTGACTTCTCAAAACAGGATAGTTCAAGGCCAGTTTAATATAAACAGCCTGAATATTGTGTCATAACCAGGTTAATTATGTTATCCCCTGCAATCCTATGTCCTCTCTGGACCACTGTATTATTACTGAATGTTTAATTAAACGCTGTCACTCATATATCTACATTATTGCAGATTGGCTTAGAGGAGATTTAAAGGAAGCTTAGAATAAGACCCATAGGAAGAGCagccaaagaaaacagacatCTGTGATCAGGATAGTGGTTATCATCTGGAGACTTAATTTTCTCACTGACATTTGGTGTGGGACCTGATAATTAACTGGCCTTTTCATTTACGAGTTATTCATAACGTGTGTGCGCAAGGTTGCTGATTAGTTAGGAAGCCAACAACAAACAGGGATATGCTGTATTTATTAAGTCCACAAGTCATTTGTTACAAAGacttgttattttctttgcacACAAAACATGGTGGACACTTTGTTCTAGTATCAAAATTaagcagtttttgtttctggaaagaaaaaaaaaacacacagatcttctactttgcaaaaaagaaatcacaccTCTTTGCACACTTTGGCTTTAAGGGAGTGTTTGGCTGAAGACCATGGAGCTGACTGCACCGCCTCGCACAGTGCCATTCTGACAGATTTTCCCCTGGATGTGGCTTCTGCAGGGTGAAGGTTTAGAACGGCAAGACCGAAGGACACCCGTTTCTTCCCCCTTTGTTTCCTCAGGGGAGTGAAGAGGAGCTGGGGGACAAGACTGTACAGCTGGAAGAGGAACAAAGCCGATGCATGCGTCCAGTCAGGAATGTGGGTATTGGGGAGGTAAAACAACATTGCGTGGATAATGTGGAGTGGCAGGCACAGCAGAActaaaagagagagggaaagggcCAGGGAACGGACCATTAAGGAATCATGTTTTGGAGGGTCTGCATCATTAAAAGGGCTTTTCCTTGGCTTCATGCATAGCAGCAGGTCTAGATAAATGGCCAGCAGGCAAAGCAAAGGAAGTATGAACACTGTCAACCCCTGAACATAGACTAGATACCGTGGGCTCAGGATATGGTCAGGAGTACAAACGCCCCAGTGACTGCTGTGAATCTCAGCATAGGTGAAGTTGTGTATGTCATTCACATAAAACTTTGACAAGAACCCTCCATAGGGAAGGTACTTCGCTATGACCTCGAGGTCATCGTAATACTTAGGGGGCGGGGTCGTTGGAGCATGGGGTAGAGAACTTGTCCAGTTGCCGCTTAGCCCGAGGCCAGCAGTGCCCTGATCAGTGGCATCTCTTTTCCCGGTGTGGAAGACATCCGAGCCGATGAACTGGGCGAAGGAGGACAGAACCGAGGCCACCCAGCACAGCAGGACCACACACAGGGCTCGCTGACGGGTCACCACTGACGAGTATCTGGCATTCACAGACATGTTGGCAAAATTTGCACGGTGTTAATACTGAGGCTGCACTTTAGTTCCTTCaactaaaaaaattatttaacacAAGCTTGGTGCTACTTTTCCCAGCGTCTGACAGAAATTCAGAATGGATCACAAAACTAAATTCGGTTCTGACTTCTGGACGAAATCTACCCTAATAGTGCCCATAAGGTCCTGAATTGACTCCAAACACATTTAAGCAGTAATTGGTTAACTATTCAGCACAGTTGAACCCTATATAAAAGCAGCGATTATATTGTCTCACCTCCACTGAAATGTTGGATTTATAGAACACAATCGATCAAACTTCTAAGCACTTCAGAGAAACCTTTCAGAGAACCTTCAGAGAAACAGTTTCATGAGCTTTGAACAAACAACCTGTCTTCATGAAACAGAATTCCATacaatgttcatgttttttcttttttcttttccatttacaCTCTTATTGATTTTCTACCTCTGTTGCTGAAAGCAGGCTTGAGAGTGTTGGTTGATTCTTGCCTCCCTACCCTTACCCACacattctttgtttattttaagataGATGTCTTTTCTCAGATATTTAATTGCTAagtattaatgtattttttttttctatctctccTCCGCTACTCGTAAATGGATGTAACCCTCTTCTGGACTCACCTGTCTGCCAAATGATGGTGTAGGTGGGCATCCAGTGTAAGTAGCATTAGCAGGAACATGGTAAACTGCCTGACCAGCATGGGGCAACAGACAATGGGAATGCAGGTGTACAGACATTGAGGGGTCCGCAGGTTGAGTAACACGGCCACGGGGACATCCACTGCCCCCCCAATGGCCCCCACCCAGCCCAGGCACAGCAGAAGACAGCACGTGACACTCCCCGGTTGGAGCCTGGCGCCGTGGATTCCGTCTTGGACGTCGGCGACAGcattgctgctgctgactgCCATGCACAGCCTCACACTCACCACAATTATAGATACAGATAGGATGCACTGGCACAGGGAGTATAGCCACATATTTTCCATGtctggtgggggtggagggggataAAAGAAAGGGACAAAATGATTTATGGAGGCAAATGATATATTTTTGGATACAGTGCATCATTCATCCTTGATAATAACCCGAATAACGTACTGATGCTTGTTCACTCCCACTCTACTTGTCACTCCTGCCCTATGTTTCGACGTGGCTCTTTAAGCAGTGACTGTCCCTGCAGCATTGTCAAAAGAACAGTCGAACataaagaggaaggaaggataatGGAGGGAATGTTAATGGGAAAAGAGTGGCAAAGGGTAAAGGTTAGAAAGTACAGTTGTAGAAGGAAAGAGAATGTGACGCAAGTTTGTGCTAGGGGCAGAGAGACGGGCAGAGAAAGAGTAGATATTTTGATAGGTATTGGAGAACGTGCCTGGAGAGTGAAAAGGTCAGGCCGGACCCGACTTGACACATCTTCTTTGCTGAGGATGTGAGcaccatgcaaacacagagcaacaaGCACCAAGCTGGGTGGCAGCATACTGTTAACACTATTTTCACTCTCCTTCTTTGTCTGATCTTTGTTTTGACTCTTTTCTTCCCTCTGGCTCACAGTGCTTCATCCACACTCACATActctctgaaacacaaatacGCCTAGACGTTTATTCTTATATAAAAGAACACAGGGACCCAATCACATAAGTGCACACTCCCCTGGTGAGCAGTTTTCAGCAAATATATTCAAACATGATTGGCAGCTACAGTCTCACATAAAGCACAGTGGATGAATATTGAAACAGGAGATTTGCTGCCTCAATATGGCACCTGTCCATTCCATGTAATTAGTTTGACCTTTTGAGAACATTTGGAGTTAGTAGTCACTTCCATAATAATCACGACCAGCTAGAATAACTGCTTTATACCACTTCATAATCACTTTACACAGTTGTCTCTTGTCTTACTACTTGAAGGGCCTCAGCAAAATTGATTTACTGAAGTAATTAATGGCGTTCAATCCACCTTGTGAGCGTTTTCAATTCAAGTTGGTTTGTAAGACACTCCCAGTGTAATTAATTCTCTTAATGAATCAATTAGGCTCTTTAACGCATATTTTAGCATAGGCAGAGGCTGCCTAAATATTGATATTCAAAAGGTGcacattagaataaaaaaattgcCATTACCTGTTGTGAAGACCTGCAATGACACAGATAGTATATACAAAGCTCTAATCTATCTTATGTATGACTTGGCTggctttttatttccctcccaGTCTCTATCTCTCCCTCCTACCTATCACTCTAAGTGTCTCCCCCCACTGACGAGTGAACCTGATTCATAAACCTCTGCTTATCAAACTTCCTTCTATATCTCTCCTGTCTCTGCAAACATATCAATTGTGTCAATG contains:
- the LOC125016784 gene encoding adenosine receptor A1-like, with protein sequence MENMWLYSLCQCILSVSIIVVSVRLCMAVSSSNAVADVQDGIHGARLQPGSVTCCLLLCLGWVGAIGGAVDVPVAVLLNLRTPQCLYTCIPIVCCPMLVRQFTMFLLMLLTLDAHLHHHLADRYSSVVTRQRALCVVLLCWVASVLSSFAQFIGSDVFHTGKRDATDQGTAGLGLSGNWTSSLPHAPTTPPPKYYDDLEVIAKYLPYGGFLSKFYVNDIHNFTYAEIHSSHWGVCTPDHILSPRYLVYVQGLTVFILPLLCLLAIYLDLLLCMKPRKSPFNDADPPKHDSLMVRSLALSLSLLVLLCLPLHIIHAMLFYLPNTHIPDWTHASALFLFQLYSLVPQLLFTPLRKQRGKKRVSFGLAVLNLHPAEATSRGKSVRMALCEAVQSAPWSSAKHSLKAKVCKEV